DNA sequence from the Eisenibacter elegans DSM 3317 genome:
GATATGTTGGAACTTTGGTATCCTAAGCGGCTCAAAACCATCAACCTGGGCAGCCTCAGCGCCGAGGCCAATTTCAACCGTGTATTTGTAAAGCCGGCGGGCATTTTTTCTTTGGAGCAACAATACGACGCCAGCTATGTGTTCGTGCCTCTTAGCGTAGCCGAAACACTCCTAGACTATTCCGGGCGGCGTACCGCGCTCGAAATCAAGACCAGCCCCGGGGTGAGTATCTCCAAAGTAAAACGAGCACTACAGCGCTTCTTGGGCGATGATTTTCTGGTACAAAATAGCGATGAGCAGCAAGCCGGGCTTTTGCGCGCCCTGCGTATCGAAAAGTTTTTTGTCTACCTGACGCTTTCTTTTATCTTGGCGGTGGCTTCGTTCAATATCTTTTTCTCACTAATGATGTTGGCCATCGAAAAAAAACGCGACATTGCAATCCTCTATGCTCTTGGCGCAGAACAACGCTTGGTAAAGCGGGTTTTTTTGTGGGAAGGAGCAATGATTGCTTTTTCAGGAGCCTTGATAGGCCTGAGCTTGGGCGTGTTGATTGTATTGTTACAGCAACGGTATAGTTTTGTTGGCATGGGTACAACCACTACGGTTGTCTCGGCTTACCCCGTTGTATTACAATTCAGCGATATCTGTTATACAGCCATTACGATGGCCGTCATTACAGTGGCAGCCGCTATTTTCCCGGCCATCAAGGCAGGCCAAGTGGATGTAAAAGAGGAGTTGTAAAATATATGGCTCTTCGGTCTAACCTCATAAGGTCTGATGCGTACTGCTATATAGACAACGTTATTTTACACCCTTTATCACCTCCTTATGGATTACCTATTTCAAAATGATTATTGCCGAATCTACACCCCCAAGCCAGACCTGCCCGAGGTATTGCATATCGCCTGGGTGGGCTATTGGGAGGTAAACGAAGGTTTGGTAGCAGCGCTCAATGCTTCCCTAGATATTATTGCCGCACGCAAAATCAAAGTACTGATTTCGGATTGTCGTGAGCTAGATGTTTTGACAGATGAGCTCTCTAATCACCTACAAACACAATGGTATCCTCAAGCCCAAGAGCGGGGGCTGCTGTTAGAGCTATATCTCGATTCCGAAGACTTTGTGGGGCAAATATCGTTGGAGATGCTCTTCAGCGATGTAGCCAATAGTGCACAACTACAAACCCTGGCGGTCGACAACCTCACACACGCCTTTGAGTTTGCCGCAACGTATCTGAGCACACGCAAGACCTAAGTTTCATCACAGTTATCCACAGACTTGTTCACACACCCCGTTGAGCCGCTGTGGATAACTACGTCTTTTTGGTGGATAAGTAGATTTCCCATTATTAAAAAATCTTTACTTCTCTAAGCATTTGAGCAAATTTTTTGTCAAATTTTTTCGTGAAAATACTTGCTTTCCTAGTGTTAGCGCGTTTCGTTGTGCTTCAATCAACAGGGTTGTATCGGCCAAAAAAGGAGCTAATTGTTGATAAAGTGCGACTTCATCTAAAGGATTTATATAGATTCCACAATGGTATTTTTCTACTAAATCTTGTAGCCATCCTTCTACATTGACAATACACAACTTGCCGGCAGCCAAGCCATCAAAAAACTTATTGGGACTAGTGGTTTGTAAAATAGGATGTGGTGCAAATGAAACCATTATTGCCTGAACTTGAGCCATCATTTCTCGGATTTCAAACTTGTTTGATTTAGGTATAAACTCCACATTTTCAAGCATTAATCTCTTGGATAATGCCATTAATGCCTCTTTTTCTTTGCCTTCGCCTACCAAAAAAAAACGTACTTGTTGCCCACACTGCGCCTGACAATAAGCTATTTGCTTCAAGTAATACTTTAAGCCGTTGGCCGGCCCCATAGCACCAAAATACCCCACTAGTAACGGGTTTTCTGAATTGTATTTTTCAAATATTCTGGGGGGCTTATAAGCTGATGCAAAAAAATCAATATCAGCCATATTGGGCACGAAATGCAACTTTTCCTGAGGAATCCCTTGTTGCGCTAGGGCTTTTGTTACTTCAGGGGAAAGTGTGATAATATTTTGAGCATTTTGATAGAGTAGTTTTTCCACTCTTTTGAGCAAAGTTATCCACAAGCGCTTGTTGATAACTCCCAATTGGATGGGTACTTCGGGCCACCAGTCCCTTAATTCGATACTATAAGCCAAACCCCTGAACTGCTTGATTAGTAAGGCAGTTACCCCTACACTCAAGGGGGTAGAGCTGGCCCAGCAATGCTCAAATCGGGGCAGACGCATAGCCAAGGCAAAACTTTGCCACATAAACCGTGCAAAAGCCCATATACGCGCCCATTTGCCCAAATGATTGGCATAGTAAATAGGTAGATAATGTACCTCTATTCCCTCTATGAAGCGCTGTTCGTAGCGGGGTTTGTTGTGGCTGGTAATCATCACCACCTCCCACCCGCGAGCTACCATCTCTTGGGCAACATAATAGGAGCGGGTAGCGCCGCCATCGGCATATGTCTTGAAATATTGATGTAGATAGAGTATTCTCATCCGAAACGTTGTTGAATCCAAACCGCCAGCAAAGCTACCGACAATAACTCTGTCGAAAAATCGGCCTGGCCTCTCTGATGTGCCTGCCATTGTTGGGCTACAGCTCCATAAGGGACATATTTGAAAATGGCTGCCTGTGGGTTGTCAAAATACTGTTTCCAAAACAAAGGGGCTTGCCGCATATATTGGCCTATTGGCAGTCCAAACCCTTGTTTGGGGCGCTGGCCGATGGATGTGCCTAGGGAACTAGAAAGTTGGATAAGTGCTTGTTTGAGCGGCCATTTTGCAGGGTTTTGGCATAAGTATCGATTAGACAAGCACTGTGCCCATTCCGTAAAAGCTGTATCGAGGTAGGGCATTCGAAGCTCTACACTGTGGCGCATAGCCATCTGATCATTCAGCCGTAGGATATCATAGGGCAGGTAGTGTTGTTGTTCCATTTGCAAAAAACCCTTCAAATCAAACCTTTGAGGCTCAGGTGTTAAAGTATTTGTTGAATAGACTAAAGGGCTACTGAGCGCACACAAGGTTTGCATCGTATAGACTGGGTTGGCTTGTAGCCCCAGTGCCTGCCTACGAGCGCGGGAGTATTGTTGCCACCGCCGGGGCAAGACCTTACGCGCCACCGCTGCAGCCCAATGACTCCAAGGCTTCCATTGGTGGTATTGTGCATACCACTGATGACGGCGATACCCCCCCAGTAGCTCATCTGCCCCTGCCCCCGACCAAAGGACATACACCCCTTGGCGGGCGGCAGTCTCGGCTATCCAATAGGTGCTGAAGGCTGCAATGTCGGCAATGGGGCTATCGGTGTGGCCGATGATAGCTTCAAAAGAAGCTTCGAGGGCTTTGGCCGAAGCCCGAACCTCTACCAAAGGCATCCGGCAGGCTCGGGCGATGACAGTCGCATAGCGGAAATCGTCAGAGAGTTGTTGGCTATCCGTGATTTGGAGGCTAAAGGCCAGCATACCGCCAGATGGCCGTACTTGGGCTACTGACAAGGCCAGCAACGAAGAATCTACTCCTCCGCTGAGCATCAAACCCGTAGGCACTGCTGCCGGCAGGTGTCGCAAGACAGCCTCTTGCAAAGGCATTGGCGCAGGGTGGTCTGTTTCGGAGGCGCATTGGCTGCCGTGATTTAGCGCCTCAAAGCGCTGCTCGAAAAGCGAGAAATAAGCTGCTCCCTGCCAAGCGTAGACACCTTGGTAGAATGTCTGAGGGTGTGGGGCGTAGCGATATTGCAAATAATGGGGAATGGCGGCCTCATTGAGCTGGCGGGGCATTAAGCCCGAAGCCAACAAACTTTGTATTTCAGACGAAAAGAGCAGGTGTGTAGGGGTTTGGGCATAATACAATGGCTTCATCTGCCAAGGGTCTTGGGCTATGAGTAGCCGCTGCGTTTGTCGGTCATAGTAGATGAGGGCATACATCCCTGCGAGGCTTTCTAGGCCTTTGGCACCCTTATGAGCCAAATGATAGAGCAAGGTTTCGGCATCGCTTTGGCTTTGCCAATCTCTTGGCGGCAAAGCTTGACGCAGTTGGTGGTGGTTGTAGATTTGTCCGTTGAACGCCAACACATAGCGACCATCATCACTTTGGATAGGCTGCCGATTGAATGGGTGAATATCGGCTATTTGTAAAAGATTATGCCCTAGCGCTATTGGTAGAGGCTCCGATGTTGCCCACTGTCCTTGTCCGTCCTTGCCTCTATGTTGAGCGGCATCCAACATCAGCGCTAAGGCCTTATCAAGCCCCTGAGCCGTCGAGACGGCCTTAGTTTGGACAATCAGGTGTATGCCACACATACCACAACAAACAAAAAGCGGGGGCTATACAAGCTTATTTTCGATGGCAAACTTGACCAACTCGGCCGTATTTTTAGCGTCCGATTTTTTGAGCAGGCTGGTACGGTGTGTGTCTACGGTTTTGATACTGATGAAGAGCTTATCTGAAATTTCACGGTTACTATAGCCCTCGGTGATGAGTTTGAGGATTTCTTTCTCGCGTGGTGTAAAGGCCGCCGCACCGGAATTGCCAGTACGCTTGTTGACCATATTGTTGATGATGATTTGCGAAACAGCCTGCGAAAAATACTTCTCGCCTTTGTAGACCTTCAGGATACCCTCTATGAGTTCTTTTTTGAGGATGCTTTTGTGTAGGTAGCCATCTGTATTGACTTCTAGCGCCCTCAAGACAAAATACTCCTCGTTGTGTGAGCTCAGGATAATGACCTTGATGTTGGGGTATTTTTTTTTGATTTTGGCAATGAGTTCTATGCCGTCAGTATCTGCTAGGGTAATGTCACAGAGAATGACATCGGGGATGTGGTTGGTCAGGATATGGAGCGCATCTTCGGCATTATCACACTCTTCTGTAACATACATTCCTTCGTGTTGGGAGATGATGCCTTTTACGCCTTCACGCACGATGCCGTGGTCTTCTATCAGTAGAATTTTGATAACTTGGTTCATAGATGCAAGCGGTGGTTTAGTGCGGGAATTTTTGACACAAATTACAAAAATTACGCCCAAATGACAATTTAGGTTGGGTATATTTAGGCCGAATACCTTATTTTTTCGGTATAATGCATCAGGTATTCGGCAGGTTGTACCTACCTCACCGGGAGTGTCGAACCCTGTTGGGGGGATACTCCCAGAGAGAGGCTTTTCAGTTTAGGCTGCCAATTCGGGCATTAGCTTGCTCAAGATTTGTTGGGCGGCAACAGCGATAATCGTACCGGGGCCGAATACGCCTGCCACACCTGCCTCATACAAGAAGGCATAATCTTTTGGCGGAATTACGCCTCCGGCAATGACCAGAATATCTTCGCGGCCATACTGGCGCAAGGCATCGATGAGTTGTGGGATGAGGGTCTTGTGTCCGGCGGCCAAACTGGATACACCCACTACGTGTACGTCATTTTCGATGGCTTGTCGGGCGACTTCCTCAGGTGTTTGAAAGAGCGCCCCCATATCTACGTCGAAGCCTAGGTCGGCAAAGCTAGTGGCGATGACCTTTGCGCCACGGTCGTGGCCGTCTTGTCCCATTTTGGCCACCAGGATACGTGGGCGCCGGCCCTCGTGTTGGGCAAATTTATCAGCCATTTGTTGGGCTAGGGCAAAGTTTTCGTCGTCTGAAACCTCTTGTGAGTATACTCCCGACACGGTGCGGATAAGGGCTTTGTGGCGGCCAAAGACTTGTTCCATAGCAGACGAGATTTCGCCCAAGGTAGCCCGCACACGGGCGGCCTCTACGGCTAGGGCGAGCAAGTTGCCGCTGCCATTTTCGGCTGCTTGGCGGATGGCATCAAGGGCCTTAGTTACGGCTTCGGGGTTGCGATTGGCTTTAAGGCTTTCGAGTCTGGCCAATTGGCTTTGCCGCACAACGGTGTTGTCTACCTCTAGAAGCTCGATGTCGGTTGCTTCGGGCGATAAAAACTTATTCACCCCTACAATCACATCTTTTTGGGCATCAATGCGGGCTTGTTTGCGTGCAGCGGCCTCTTCAATACGCATTTTGGGCAGGCCGGTTTCAATGGCCTTGGCCATTCCTCCGAGGCTCTCTACCTCTTCTATCAGCTCCCAAGCGCGTTGGGCGAGGTCGTGGGTGAGCTTCTCAACATAATAAGAGCCTCCCCAAGGGTCTACAACCGCCGTAATACCGGTTTCGAGCTGGAGGAAAAGCTGGGTATTGCGCGCAATACGGGCCGAAAAATCGGTGGGCAGGGCAATGGCCTCATCAAGAGAGTTGGTATGGAGTGATTGGGTATGGCCCAAAGCTGCAGCCATCGCTTCGATACACGTACGCGCTACATTGTTGAAGGGATCTTGTTCGGTAAGGCTGTAGCCTGAGGTCTGGCAGTGGGTACGCAAAGCCATCGACTTTGATTTTTTGGGGTTGAATTGCTGCACAATTTTGGCCCATAGCAACCTACCAGCACGCATCTTGGCAATTTCCATAAAGTGGTTCATCCCAATAGCCCAGAAGAAAGACAACCTTGGCGCAAAATCATCGATGGCCAGCCCAGCTTTGAGGCCGGTGCGGATATAGTCGAGGCCGTCGGCGAGGGTATAGGCCAGCTCTATGTCTGCTGGT
Encoded proteins:
- a CDS encoding ABC transporter permease; this encodes MNIALRIARRYFLSGKKTRFINIISMLSMLGVAIGTTALIIVLSVFNGLEDLIRNLHQTINPELKVSLQTGKSFEVSEEWLAAVRKIEGVALVVEAIEDNAVLKYRDGQMVVHVKGVSSNYPQSLPGLDSIMKAGRFELQQGQNATAVLGQTVAYTISLALHNEFDMLELWYPKRLKTINLGSLSAEANFNRVFVKPAGIFSLEQQYDASYVFVPLSVAETLLDYSGRRTALEIKTSPGVSISKVKRALQRFLGDDFLVQNSDEQQAGLLRALRIEKFFVYLTLSFILAVASFNIFFSLMMLAIEKKRDIAILYALGAEQRLVKRVFLWEGAMIAFSGALIGLSLGVLIVLLQQRYSFVGMGTTTTVVSAYPVVLQFSDICYTAITMAVITVAAAIFPAIKAGQVDVKEEL
- a CDS encoding glycosyltransferase — protein: MAGTSERPGRFFDRVIVGSFAGGLDSTTFRMRILYLHQYFKTYADGGATRSYYVAQEMVARGWEVVMITSHNKPRYEQRFIEGIEVHYLPIYYANHLGKWARIWAFARFMWQSFALAMRLPRFEHCWASSTPLSVGVTALLIKQFRGLAYSIELRDWWPEVPIQLGVINKRLWITLLKRVEKLLYQNAQNIITLSPEVTKALAQQGIPQEKLHFVPNMADIDFFASAYKPPRIFEKYNSENPLLVGYFGAMGPANGLKYYLKQIAYCQAQCGQQVRFFLVGEGKEKEALMALSKRLMLENVEFIPKSNKFEIREMMAQVQAIMVSFAPHPILQTTSPNKFFDGLAAGKLCIVNVEGWLQDLVEKYHCGIYINPLDEVALYQQLAPFLADTTLLIEAQRNALTLGKQVFSRKNLTKNLLKCLEK
- the asnB gene encoding asparagine synthase (glutamine-hydrolyzing); its protein translation is MCGIHLIVQTKAVSTAQGLDKALALMLDAAQHRGKDGQGQWATSEPLPIALGHNLLQIADIHPFNRQPIQSDDGRYVLAFNGQIYNHHQLRQALPPRDWQSQSDAETLLYHLAHKGAKGLESLAGMYALIYYDRQTQRLLIAQDPWQMKPLYYAQTPTHLLFSSEIQSLLASGLMPRQLNEAAIPHYLQYRYAPHPQTFYQGVYAWQGAAYFSLFEQRFEALNHGSQCASETDHPAPMPLQEAVLRHLPAAVPTGLMLSGGVDSSLLALSVAQVRPSGGMLAFSLQITDSQQLSDDFRYATVIARACRMPLVEVRASAKALEASFEAIIGHTDSPIADIAAFSTYWIAETAARQGVYVLWSGAGADELLGGYRRHQWYAQYHQWKPWSHWAAAVARKVLPRRWQQYSRARRQALGLQANPVYTMQTLCALSSPLVYSTNTLTPEPQRFDLKGFLQMEQQHYLPYDILRLNDQMAMRHSVELRMPYLDTAFTEWAQCLSNRYLCQNPAKWPLKQALIQLSSSLGTSIGQRPKQGFGLPIGQYMRQAPLFWKQYFDNPQAAIFKYVPYGAVAQQWQAHQRGQADFSTELLSVALLAVWIQQRFG
- a CDS encoding response regulator, producing MNQVIKILLIEDHGIVREGVKGIISQHEGMYVTEECDNAEDALHILTNHIPDVILCDITLADTDGIELIAKIKKKYPNIKVIILSSHNEEYFVLRALEVNTDGYLHKSILKKELIEGILKVYKGEKYFSQAVSQIIINNMVNKRTGNSGAAAFTPREKEILKLITEGYSNREISDKLFISIKTVDTHRTSLLKKSDAKNTAELVKFAIENKLV
- the scpA gene encoding methylmalonyl-CoA mutase encodes the protein MKPDFTQIAYTRLHPSTADTSPSTGAKAWKTAEKIELKPFYTAQDLQEVHHLGFGAGLPPYLRGPYATMYTQRPWTIRQYAGFSTAEESNAFYRRNLAAGQKGLSVAFDLATHRGYDSDHPRVVGDVGKAGVAIDSVEDMKILFDGIPLDEMSVSMTMNGAVIPVMAFYIVAAEEQGVSAEKLTGTIQNDILKEFMVRNTYIYPPEPSMRIIADIFAYTAQHMPKFNSISISGYHMQEAGAPADIELAYTLADGLDYIRTGLKAGLAIDDFAPRLSFFWAIGMNHFMEIAKMRAGRLLWAKIVQQFNPKKSKSMALRTHCQTSGYSLTEQDPFNNVARTCIEAMAAALGHTQSLHTNSLDEAIALPTDFSARIARNTQLFLQLETGITAVVDPWGGSYYVEKLTHDLAQRAWELIEEVESLGGMAKAIETGLPKMRIEEAAARKQARIDAQKDVIVGVNKFLSPEATDIELLEVDNTVVRQSQLARLESLKANRNPEAVTKALDAIRQAAENGSGNLLALAVEAARVRATLGEISSAMEQVFGRHKALIRTVSGVYSQEVSDDENFALAQQMADKFAQHEGRRPRILVAKMGQDGHDRGAKVIATSFADLGFDVDMGALFQTPEEVARQAIENDVHVVGVSSLAAGHKTLIPQLIDALRQYGREDILVIAGGVIPPKDYAFLYEAGVAGVFGPGTIIAVAAQQILSKLMPELAA